A genome region from Arachis duranensis cultivar V14167 chromosome 8, aradu.V14167.gnm2.J7QH, whole genome shotgun sequence includes the following:
- the LOC107463042 gene encoding psbP domain-containing protein 5, chloroplastic gives MVLHSSLSLSLSLFPFLSPNNNNIHLILNNNLNQHKHKHKRKHLSCCALKPTSQTDTFFRRDFVLFGLTSLSLTSPLSVTLAEEEPKMASFEDELNAYSYLYPVELPSKKFVFKWVESRKPERYSSAAPLSPDARLRIVSERVDIIDNLIISVTIGPPNSSIIKTTDKSKWTAREVADSVLSDKSALRVTSSQRLAESSVLDTHSGEIDGEPYWYYEYLVRKSPIKVTPDSSVFRHYLASTAERDGYFYSISASTLSPQWEKMGPFLEKSVSSFRLLKPTENYVPPYKDPWRFW, from the exons ATGGTTTTGcactcttctctctcactctcactctctctcttcccctTTCTCAGTCCTAACAACAATAACATCCACCTTATCCTCAACAACAACCTTAATCaacacaaacacaaacacaaacGCAAACACTTGTCATGTTGTGCTCTGAAACCCACTTCCCAAACTGATACCTTCTTTAGAAGGGATTTTGTTCTCTTTGGCCTCACTTCACTCTCTCTAACATCCCCACTTTCTg TGACACTTGCTGAAGAAGAACCGAAAATGGCTTCCTTTGAAGATGAATTAAATGCCTATTCTTATCTCTACCCGGTTGAGTTGCCATCTAAGAAATTTGTCTTCAAATG GGTAGAATCACGAAAGCCCGAGCGATACTCTTCAGCTGCGCCACTTTCTC CTGATGCTCGCCTGCGCATTGTATCGGAacgtgttgatattattgataatcttaTCATCTCTGTCACG ATAGGTCCCCCAAATTCGAGCATTATAAAAACAACGGATAAGAGTAAATGGACTGCAAGAGAGGTTGCTGATTCGGTTTTATCTGACAAATCTGCACTG CGAGTTACCTCTAGTCAGCGCTTAGCTGAGAGTTCAGTTCTTGATACGCATTCCGGGGAA ATTGATGGAGAGCCTTATTGGTATTATGAATACCTTGTTCGCAAATCACCAATAAAAGTT ACACCGGATTCAAGTGTCTTTCGCCATTATCTTGCTTCAACAGCTGAAAGAGATG GTTATTTCTATTCTATCAGTGCTTCAACTCTTAGCCCACAGTGGGAAAAG ATGGGGCCTTTCCTTGAAAAATCAGTGAGCTCGTTCCGCCTTCTAAAGCCAACCGAAAATTATGTTCCTCCTTataaagatccttggagattttggtga